One segment of Micromonospora sp. M71_S20 DNA contains the following:
- a CDS encoding MFS transporter, protein MLIRDFRPVNQLGAEYLGVLTVVSAAGGALVATTWIRADVAALPGTILWCLALMAAALVTAPAQPPRMGMLCLAWLLSGLLIFASAMGFYTAVLEARGKRVEATVTQVRDGREKGRHLYYALADPEGTRIPGELGVWPGAEIGASHNPEGEVGARVTVIRDPEGLVDPRLPDDVDGPSGVFIWLVAFTMTAVACMLAGRPLKPRVVVRQPREASETGGSRARRRRRKRRLRRS, encoded by the coding sequence GTGTTGATTCGCGATTTCCGGCCGGTGAATCAGCTCGGCGCGGAGTATCTGGGCGTGTTGACCGTCGTGTCGGCAGCCGGCGGCGCCTTGGTCGCGACCACGTGGATCCGCGCCGACGTGGCGGCCCTGCCGGGCACGATCCTGTGGTGCCTCGCCTTGATGGCGGCGGCGCTCGTGACCGCCCCCGCACAACCTCCCCGCATGGGCATGCTGTGCCTGGCGTGGCTCTTGTCCGGGCTGCTCATATTCGCCAGCGCGATGGGCTTTTACACCGCCGTCCTCGAAGCGCGCGGCAAGCGGGTCGAGGCCACCGTGACGCAGGTACGCGACGGTAGGGAGAAGGGGCGCCACCTCTACTACGCGTTGGCGGATCCGGAGGGGACACGCATTCCCGGCGAGCTGGGCGTGTGGCCGGGCGCGGAGATCGGTGCGAGCCACAATCCCGAAGGCGAGGTCGGCGCGCGGGTCACGGTGATACGGGACCCGGAGGGCCTGGTCGATCCACGCCTGCCGGACGACGTCGATGGTCCTTCCGGGGTGTTCATCTGGCTCGTGGCCTTCACCATGACCGCCGTGGCCTGCATGCTCGCTGGACGACCGCTGAAGCCCAGGGTCGTGGTGCGCCAGCCGCGCGAGGCTTCCGAGACCGGAGGTAGTCGAGCCCGGCGGCGACGGCGTAAGCGACGCCTCCGTCGGTCCTGA
- a CDS encoding phosphotransferase family protein, with protein MWFEEVNAPTIRLAAGIDQPVAGGDLLATVWRYVAPQEPPPDAGDLGVTLRAFHGLGVPPLHLPVWDPIDDARRRLDDAEGLADGDRDYLLAWCDQLEPRLQEFAAGVEPGLVHGDAHEENLLRDVFGKVLLFDFDATCIGPWQVDLVPPPANEVRFGRTDGHRKLAAAYGYDITQDPSWPLLQEARELKMIAAAVPLLSSAPGVADEFQLRLRSVRTGDTGMRWTAFGDLPR; from the coding sequence GTGTGGTTCGAGGAGGTCAATGCACCGACCATCCGGCTCGCCGCCGGTATTGACCAGCCTGTTGCCGGCGGGGATCTGCTCGCCACTGTGTGGCGCTACGTCGCACCGCAGGAGCCTCCTCCCGACGCCGGTGACCTCGGCGTTACGCTGCGGGCGTTCCATGGCCTCGGCGTCCCTCCGCTGCACCTGCCCGTGTGGGATCCGATCGACGACGCTCGGCGCCGGCTCGACGACGCCGAAGGGCTCGCCGACGGTGACCGAGACTATCTGCTCGCCTGGTGCGACCAGCTTGAACCTCGCCTTCAAGAGTTCGCGGCGGGCGTCGAGCCAGGACTCGTGCATGGTGACGCGCACGAGGAAAACTTGCTTCGCGACGTTTTCGGCAAGGTATTGCTGTTTGACTTCGATGCGACCTGCATCGGACCGTGGCAGGTCGACCTCGTTCCGCCTCCAGCGAACGAAGTTCGGTTCGGTCGTACTGATGGACACCGCAAACTGGCAGCCGCCTACGGTTACGACATCACTCAGGATCCATCCTGGCCCTTGTTGCAAGAAGCACGTGAACTGAAGATGATCGCTGCGGCCGTACCGCTGCTGTCCAGTGCGCCAGGCGTGGCTGACGAGTTCCAGCTACGGCTGCGATCAGTTCGCACCGGCGACACCGGCATGCGATGGACCGCGTTTGGCGATCTCCCACGCTGA
- a CDS encoding ATP-binding protein: MTSFESTARQGSRVRTRRLVDWPVRLKAALIVVPIALAAVLSTGFGLWSSVAEASMAQRAGDMFAAGGAAAEVTQRLQVERIAAVGLLLPGSTVTPAAFERAVQDTDRAVSRFHEQRDRLDDVPESVRLVLTRVDAGLVDVGAQRQRVRGDGLVSLSAVAFGYRGVIADLDDLLPAVAQSGVTPQLADEMRAAVALSRARESVGQQQVAVLQALAARRLTPALHAEIVAARSAQDEALREFDALARPSWQALLGRTLTGLDVLAAVRLDGAVSGTGVYEPVRLAGGAEQWSRVMTTRADLLAQVQSTVNGDIEAAADDLWMEQVRSAALQAAVLIVMLVVAVVTAVRVARSLIGQLSLLEQGARRVADVELPSLVRRLRATSDPASARRLADGAGGVAVPVVGQDEVGRVAGAFNLVLRSAVDAAADQAQSRALVSAMITSVGRRVQALTEQLLNSIDLLERDEEDPDRLAMAFKADQLATRLRRFGLNLLTVAGGGLGQPQREPVELGDLVNAALSETEGFARIRVEQLVGVEIDARAVNAVKSILAELLDNATRFSADQVRVSSGWTGRDLQILVLDSGLGLGAEQLDRANALLASPEVEVTVTDQMGLVVISRLAREFGVRVRLNLTRPTGITAEVTVPAEYVTRVHVREIVVPSQVQRHARPELVPASHPVAPVQPVVPAVPRTGDGWAGPTRPLPTVPAPPPDVTVELLPVRRERAARSLPAGRSRPADTPVFREVAARSPWLWPQTDDASAFHTAADAGWQAAASTAEPATDGLTASGLPRRRPHAHVVPGGLPSQRAGSEFSAPIDPAAIRAQVAGTMRGLRAASVTPPLATGER, from the coding sequence GTGACGAGTTTCGAGAGCACTGCGAGACAGGGCTCCCGCGTGAGGACGCGTCGACTGGTCGACTGGCCCGTTCGGCTCAAGGCGGCACTGATCGTTGTGCCGATCGCGCTGGCGGCAGTGCTCTCGACGGGATTCGGTCTCTGGTCTTCGGTCGCGGAGGCAAGCATGGCGCAGCGCGCTGGGGACATGTTCGCCGCGGGTGGGGCCGCTGCGGAGGTGACGCAGCGGCTTCAGGTTGAGCGGATCGCTGCGGTGGGCCTGCTGCTGCCGGGCTCGACGGTCACTCCAGCCGCTTTCGAGCGTGCGGTTCAGGACACGGATCGTGCGGTGTCTCGGTTTCACGAGCAGCGTGACCGGCTTGATGACGTGCCGGAGTCTGTGCGACTGGTGTTGACCAGGGTGGACGCCGGCTTGGTGGACGTGGGGGCGCAGCGGCAGCGGGTGCGAGGCGATGGGCTGGTGTCGTTGTCGGCGGTGGCCTTCGGTTACCGCGGGGTGATTGCTGATCTTGATGACTTGCTGCCCGCGGTGGCGCAGAGCGGCGTTACTCCTCAGCTCGCTGACGAGATGCGCGCGGCGGTGGCGTTGTCGCGGGCTCGGGAGTCGGTGGGTCAGCAGCAGGTGGCGGTGTTGCAGGCGTTGGCGGCTAGGCGGTTGACCCCGGCGCTGCATGCCGAGATCGTGGCCGCCCGGTCCGCGCAGGACGAGGCGTTGCGTGAGTTTGACGCGTTGGCGCGGCCGTCGTGGCAGGCGTTGCTGGGTCGGACGCTGACTGGCCTGGACGTGCTGGCCGCCGTGCGGCTGGATGGGGCGGTGTCCGGCACGGGCGTGTATGAGCCGGTCCGGTTGGCGGGCGGCGCTGAGCAGTGGAGCCGCGTGATGACCACCCGGGCGGACCTGCTGGCCCAGGTGCAGTCGACCGTGAACGGTGACATCGAGGCTGCCGCTGATGACCTGTGGATGGAGCAGGTTCGGTCTGCCGCGCTCCAGGCCGCTGTGCTGATAGTGATGCTGGTCGTCGCCGTGGTCACCGCGGTGCGGGTGGCGCGGTCGCTAATCGGCCAGTTGTCGTTGTTGGAACAGGGTGCACGGCGAGTCGCGGACGTGGAGCTGCCGAGCCTGGTCAGACGGCTGCGGGCGACATCGGATCCTGCGTCGGCGCGTCGGTTGGCCGATGGCGCCGGTGGGGTGGCGGTGCCGGTCGTCGGTCAGGACGAGGTGGGCCGGGTCGCGGGTGCGTTCAACCTGGTGTTGCGCTCTGCGGTGGACGCGGCAGCGGATCAGGCGCAAAGTCGCGCCCTGGTCAGCGCGATGATCACCTCAGTCGGGCGGCGAGTGCAGGCGCTCACGGAGCAATTGCTGAACAGCATCGATCTCCTGGAGCGGGACGAGGAGGATCCGGATCGGCTGGCGATGGCGTTCAAAGCTGACCAGCTGGCGACTCGGTTGCGCCGCTTTGGGCTGAACCTGCTGACCGTCGCCGGTGGTGGCCTGGGACAGCCGCAGCGCGAGCCGGTGGAGTTGGGCGACCTGGTGAACGCCGCGTTGTCAGAGACCGAGGGGTTCGCCCGTATCAGGGTTGAGCAGCTGGTTGGGGTCGAGATCGATGCTCGTGCGGTCAATGCGGTCAAGTCCATCTTGGCGGAGCTGTTGGACAACGCGACCCGCTTCTCCGCTGACCAGGTGCGGGTGTCGTCGGGGTGGACGGGGCGTGACCTGCAGATCCTTGTGCTCGACTCCGGTCTCGGGCTGGGCGCGGAGCAGTTGGATCGTGCCAACGCGTTGCTGGCGAGCCCGGAGGTGGAGGTCACGGTCACCGACCAGATGGGCCTGGTCGTGATCTCGCGGCTCGCCCGCGAGTTCGGGGTCCGTGTGCGCCTGAACTTGACCCGACCGACTGGTATCACGGCTGAGGTGACCGTGCCGGCTGAGTACGTGACCCGTGTTCATGTGCGCGAGATTGTGGTGCCCAGCCAGGTTCAGCGCCACGCCCGTCCCGAACTCGTGCCAGCATCCCACCCGGTTGCCCCGGTGCAGCCTGTGGTTCCGGCGGTGCCGCGGACTGGCGACGGCTGGGCGGGCCCGACCCGGCCATTGCCGACGGTGCCGGCGCCACCGCCGGACGTGACGGTGGAGTTGCTGCCGGTGCGCCGTGAGCGGGCAGCACGGTCGTTGCCGGCGGGCCGGTCCCGTCCGGCGGACACTCCGGTGTTTCGTGAGGTCGCGGCCCGCTCGCCGTGGTTGTGGCCGCAGACCGACGACGCAAGCGCGTTCCACACTGCCGCTGACGCGGGCTGGCAGGCGGCGGCGTCCACCGCTGAGCCGGCCACGGATGGGCTTACGGCGTCTGGTCTTCCTCGGCGTCGCCCCCACGCGCACGTGGTGCCGGGTGGGCTGCCATCGCAGCGCGCCGGCTCCGAGTTTTCCGCACCGATCGATCCTGCGGCGATTCGCGCGCAGGTCGCCGGAACGATGCGTGGCCTGCGGGCCGCGTCTGTCACTCCTCCCCTCGCGACAGGAGAACGCTGA
- a CDS encoding roadblock/LC7 domain-containing protein produces the protein MSVTTTATPRNPQLSTVLDGLAQQMPAVAHVVAVSADGLLLASTSGLEIDRGDQLAAIVSGLVSLARGATDLLLTGGVQFQLLMMADGILVVQQVPDGTSLAALARVDCDPSLVAYQLAALAARIGEQARPGPRVAG, from the coding sequence ATGAGCGTCACCACTACTGCCACACCCCGTAATCCGCAGCTTTCGACTGTGCTGGACGGGTTGGCGCAGCAGATGCCGGCCGTGGCGCACGTCGTCGCGGTGTCCGCGGATGGGCTGTTGCTGGCCAGCACCTCCGGCCTGGAGATTGACCGGGGCGACCAGCTCGCCGCGATCGTGTCCGGGCTGGTGAGTTTGGCCCGCGGTGCCACCGATCTGCTGCTGACCGGGGGTGTGCAGTTCCAGCTGCTGATGATGGCCGACGGGATCCTCGTCGTGCAGCAGGTGCCCGACGGCACGTCGCTGGCGGCGCTGGCCCGCGTCGACTGCGACCCGTCGCTCGTCGCCTACCAGCTGGCGGCGCTCGCGGCACGCATCGGTGAGCAGGCGAGACCGGGACCACGCGTGGCGGGCTGA
- a CDS encoding ABC transporter substrate-binding protein has translation MTPQRTTRRARWRLALAAAVAAVLLAVSGCSGSSLGGSDTAGGEIRIGLIVPKSGPYKAIGDDQAAGWRLALEKLGGKLGGRQVKVIEADEGDGKATALASARKLIEQDKVLALVGGGTADTVQTLYPLLKESGVPLIGTGGRPSTVADPTYLWSTSWLSQETGASIAGYLRQKVGEGRVWVIGPDYIGGRDQIGGFVDAFRKAGGKLANPGGEPTWTPWAPAPTTEFSPYLTKIKNSGAAAVYTFYAGASAIEFVKQYRQYGVDVPLYASGFLTEGAPLAALGAQAKGVYTALNYSTTLDNAANRDFVRRYTAANDGRLPNLYHVCSWDAALVLDKAIAEALARPDAPAATPTATTSPVSGSPAAASSAASAAAADAAGGELTSRSLLAALSRVGSIDSPRGPWQFGPTNHTPVQAYYLREVAQDGQVWVNRTVQTLTTLGS, from the coding sequence GTGACCCCTCAAAGAACCACCCGCCGGGCTCGGTGGCGCCTGGCTTTGGCCGCCGCCGTCGCTGCCGTGCTGCTCGCCGTCTCCGGATGCTCCGGGTCGAGCCTCGGCGGCTCGGACACCGCTGGTGGGGAGATCCGCATCGGCTTGATCGTGCCGAAGTCCGGTCCGTACAAGGCGATTGGCGATGACCAGGCGGCCGGGTGGCGGCTGGCGCTGGAGAAGCTGGGCGGCAAGCTCGGCGGCCGACAGGTGAAGGTGATTGAGGCCGACGAGGGCGACGGTAAAGCCACCGCGCTCGCGTCGGCGCGCAAGCTGATCGAGCAGGACAAGGTTCTCGCCTTGGTCGGCGGGGGCACCGCGGACACGGTGCAGACCTTGTATCCGTTGTTGAAGGAGTCCGGGGTGCCGCTGATCGGCACTGGCGGCCGGCCCTCCACGGTCGCCGATCCGACGTACCTGTGGTCGACGTCGTGGTTGAGTCAGGAGACTGGTGCGTCGATTGCCGGCTACCTGCGGCAGAAGGTCGGCGAGGGCCGGGTGTGGGTGATCGGCCCGGACTACATCGGCGGACGCGACCAGATCGGCGGGTTCGTCGACGCGTTCCGCAAGGCGGGCGGGAAGCTGGCCAACCCGGGCGGGGAGCCGACGTGGACGCCGTGGGCGCCGGCCCCGACCACTGAGTTCTCCCCGTACCTGACGAAGATCAAGAACTCTGGGGCGGCAGCTGTCTACACCTTCTACGCCGGCGCGTCCGCGATCGAGTTCGTCAAGCAGTACCGGCAGTACGGCGTCGATGTGCCGCTGTACGCCTCGGGGTTCCTCACCGAGGGCGCGCCGTTGGCGGCGCTGGGCGCGCAGGCGAAGGGCGTCTACACCGCGCTGAACTACTCGACGACGCTGGACAACGCGGCCAACCGGGACTTCGTGCGCCGCTACACGGCGGCCAACGACGGGCGCCTGCCGAACCTCTACCACGTCTGTTCCTGGGACGCCGCCCTCGTGCTGGACAAGGCCATCGCCGAAGCGCTCGCCCGCCCGGATGCCCCGGCGGCCACTCCCACCGCCACGACGTCACCGGTTTCCGGTAGCCCTGCGGCGGCCAGCTCCGCCGCGTCGGCCGCCGCGGCCGACGCGGCGGGCGGTGAGCTGACCTCGCGGTCGCTGCTGGCGGCGCTGTCGCGGGTCGGGTCGATCGACTCACCCCGGGGCCCCTGGCAGTTCGGACCGACCAACCACACACCCGTGCAGGCGTACTACCTGCGCGAGGTCGCCCAAGACGGGCAGGTGTGGGTCAACCGCACCGTGCAGACGCTCACCACCCTCGGCTCCTGA